In the genome of Natronorubrum sediminis, one region contains:
- a CDS encoding type II secretion system F family protein has protein sequence MSLQTGGNRDSGSLSGGTDLLGEAFYPLYERLFDEDSTFVKDVETKLAQSRMTDTVELYLSRSLGIGFISGLALWILGLVLGYGLFATGLIQIDELLGIPVGSQTVLNLIETLRIPALVFVTGLVFGSIGFALGFGSLVAIPYSRASTRKREINMLLTDSVSFMYALSVGGLNQLEIIEAMAEADDTYGEVAKEFQSIVKETEYFDVDYRTAIRTQALETPSDELSQFLTDMLSIVNSGGDMESFLEDKKEKHLRTSKQEQEITLETLELFGEMYMTLSLFPLLLIIIMVTMQMIPDANVEDSMIFMTVYGLIPMTGIGFLVMVSTVKQDEPGDGYLEMDGGSQRVETARDDGLLDLGLVEQFTGEHSVFSRIKKREGTHETKKILQRPHIFFRDNPLYTLGLTAPLTLVIVTGAMMTGSAPLSWQGMLDNPIWGTFIYIYAPLYIMGIPLAIFREWNFRHRNSVMSQLSEDLRKLSSSNDTGLTLLESLKAVSDTTSGKLAREFEMMHTKVNYGTGLKQALIEFNNKYHIPRLARITRLITEAQEASNQISDVLRTAAQASENQDDIERERKSRTRMQVVIIVMTFLTVLAVMAILQTQFIETMAGLEGGEADADADAGGGGGDMEGMDMTEAIDIQMLSLVFFHAVTLQAIMSGFICGYMRDADLLSGIKYAVSLATVALIAWTMVA, from the coding sequence ATGAGCCTCCAAACCGGTGGCAACCGCGACTCGGGTAGTCTTTCGGGTGGCACCGATCTCCTCGGAGAAGCGTTCTATCCGCTCTACGAGCGCCTCTTCGACGAAGATAGCACGTTCGTCAAAGACGTCGAGACGAAACTCGCCCAGTCCCGGATGACCGATACGGTCGAGTTGTACCTGTCTCGCTCGCTCGGGATCGGATTCATCAGCGGCCTCGCGTTGTGGATCCTCGGACTCGTTCTCGGTTACGGACTCTTCGCGACCGGTCTCATTCAAATCGACGAGTTACTCGGTATTCCCGTGGGGAGCCAGACGGTGCTCAACCTCATCGAAACGCTTCGGATCCCCGCGCTCGTCTTCGTAACCGGTCTCGTCTTCGGGTCGATTGGGTTCGCACTCGGGTTCGGTTCGCTGGTCGCAATTCCGTACTCTCGAGCGTCCACTCGCAAGCGCGAGATCAACATGTTGCTGACCGACTCCGTCTCGTTCATGTACGCCCTGTCGGTCGGCGGACTCAACCAACTCGAGATCATCGAGGCGATGGCAGAAGCCGACGACACCTACGGAGAGGTCGCAAAAGAGTTCCAGAGCATCGTCAAGGAGACCGAGTACTTCGACGTCGACTATCGAACGGCGATCCGTACACAGGCACTCGAGACGCCGAGTGACGAACTCTCGCAGTTTCTGACGGACATGCTCTCGATCGTCAACAGCGGTGGTGATATGGAGAGCTTCCTCGAGGACAAGAAAGAAAAGCACCTGCGGACCTCCAAACAAGAACAGGAGATCACCCTCGAGACGCTCGAGTTGTTCGGCGAGATGTACATGACGCTGTCGCTGTTTCCGCTGTTGTTGATCATCATCATGGTCACGATGCAGATGATCCCGGATGCGAACGTCGAGGACTCGATGATCTTCATGACCGTCTACGGGCTGATCCCGATGACTGGAATTGGGTTTCTGGTAATGGTTTCGACGGTCAAACAGGACGAACCCGGTGATGGGTACCTCGAGATGGACGGCGGCAGTCAGCGTGTCGAGACTGCCCGAGATGATGGGCTGTTAGACCTTGGGCTCGTCGAGCAGTTCACAGGCGAACACAGCGTCTTCAGTCGCATCAAGAAACGCGAGGGGACCCACGAGACGAAGAAGATCCTCCAGCGGCCACACATCTTCTTCCGAGACAACCCGCTCTACACGCTCGGGTTGACGGCCCCCCTCACGCTGGTAATCGTCACCGGCGCGATGATGACCGGATCGGCACCGCTTTCCTGGCAGGGAATGCTCGACAACCCGATCTGGGGGACGTTCATCTACATCTACGCCCCGCTGTACATCATGGGGATTCCACTCGCCATCTTCCGTGAGTGGAACTTCCGTCACCGAAACTCGGTCATGAGCCAACTCTCGGAAGACCTTCGAAAACTCTCGAGTTCGAACGACACCGGATTGACCTTACTCGAGTCGCTCAAAGCGGTCTCCGATACGACGAGCGGGAAGTTAGCTCGCGAGTTCGAGATGATGCACACGAAAGTCAACTACGGAACGGGACTCAAACAGGCGCTCATCGAGTTCAACAACAAGTATCACATTCCGCGGTTGGCCCGGATTACGCGATTGATCACCGAGGCACAGGAAGCGTCGAATCAGATCTCCGACGTGCTTCGAACGGCAGCACAGGCGAGTGAGAATCAAGACGATATCGAACGTGAACGAAAGTCCCGAACTCGAATGCAGGTCGTGATCATCGTCATGACGTTCCTGACCGTCCTCGCCGTCATGGCGATTCTCCAGACGCAGTTCATCGAGACGATGGCCGGACTCGAGGGTGGCGAAGCCGATGCCGATGCCGATGCCGGCGGCGGCGGTGGCGACATGGAAGGCATGGACATGACCGAAGCGATCGACATCCAGATGCTGTCGTTGGTGTTCTTTCACGCCGTCACGCTGCAGGCGATCATGTCTGGATTCATCTGTGGATACATGCGAGACGCGGACCTGCTGAGCGGGATCAAGTACGCCGTATCGCTGGCAACGGTCGCACTGATCGCGTGGACGATGGTGGCCTAA
- a CDS encoding ATPase, T2SS/T4P/T4SS family: MAIDDADQSDSGDFSEREESDLESGADADANPSARVGEYTWEDFMIEHGYGTEVSTLYPDEPTGDEQLGLDTDESQTVPTGADWDRVDFDPTAYLGIHPDDLRSETMPVAGDNADVLQDIFLEYVDPETTPVTKDVWTWEHYKWEYYYDDDGSRPRDGDGEIIRHDKEEALGFDPETLEQRLFAGDEAAMELDELVEERTVNIQDEIDEDDFFSSVDGNTTVSNRYDLEKAVPMDKKTHFREVERYWVNKPYAYVVIFHSEKENEKKYYMVEPYLNEIELELQEFLSGKLRTAIKYSDDGIKEKATEDGRRVVIEDEARRLLKRYDLFEKTGGGTQQSILETFQSLGDLQSLQNILDDESNKSNESNESNESDESDEADEDGSAKDDTDEAASEGELEPMSDPETTQLEGIEVRPEPAILADDPDTLNEYQVEKLLYQLKRNFIGYERIDGIKHDINVEDVSCDGYNSPVFVYHSEYEQIISNIYHGDDELDDFVVKLAQRSGKGISKRLPQVDATLPDGSRAQLTLGQEVSDHGTNYTIRQFKDVPFTPIDLINWNTFSLDEMAFLWLAIENHKSLIFAGGTASGKTTSLNAVSLFIPSSAKIVSIEDTREVELPQRNWIASVTRPSFSDDEQGDVDEFDLLEAALRQRPDYIVMGEIRGEEGRTLFQVMSTGHTTYTTFHADSVDEVLKRFTTDPINVSKTMFTALDLVSIQTQTRVQGRKVRRNKSLTEINHYEAEHDEINVQDVYQWQAETDEYLKMGDSNTLDEIQFDRGWSNEKLQEELFKREVILAYLIKNGLNTYAEVAATAQAFINDPDTILTLIANGQLEESLTDLREMESVLIDVDQEKEELVPRPDASSETYNLSMDILERAEESLFEEYRGKVPSGLASALGNIEDEEPIDVEQGDGDAFDFEESADGAVDENEWELDDGSSAFGVETADGEREPAWLSDDTGFEIGASGEVDTTADASASSSREDQSDSNQRRRTADTQSAETAVEQSSTGAGESASTPAASTPNESATIFPSDDPDEDDLGGLFDDMGETIDQLESTDSPAESKSLEAEPSTDNLDTESLFPDGDFESIFDPDGNDPSKSTDAGSKTDDIETAIRDVQSEDTAVNESPSTTSDSSTTESDESESDDTQPADAGEPDPDETESIDPPTIELGDSKVDDTESADPPTIELGDSKVDDTESADPPTIELGDSDEEENESVDPPTIELGDASDDDQDEATENDEDDPSSSPEPMAGDPTEAASSGETSDDEAIPAAPPDSSEEADVGEGESTTALEDGDADDNGTSQSEGDVAEEDTGEDASLEETANAAAVDTGGNESLFEDETDSVFSETDETPDDDDSLFDSTDQVQTDDSIFSHDKTVDDDETADDDETVDDNESAADADTPDHETTDGESTLDDSEETNS; this comes from the coding sequence ATGGCTATTGACGACGCCGACCAATCGGATTCTGGGGACTTTTCTGAGAGAGAGGAATCCGATCTCGAGTCGGGTGCTGATGCAGACGCGAATCCCAGTGCTCGCGTCGGCGAGTACACGTGGGAGGACTTCATGATCGAACACGGGTACGGAACCGAGGTATCGACGCTATACCCCGACGAACCCACGGGTGACGAGCAACTCGGACTCGACACCGACGAATCGCAGACGGTTCCGACCGGCGCGGACTGGGATCGCGTCGACTTCGACCCCACAGCGTATCTCGGAATCCACCCGGACGACCTCCGCTCGGAGACGATGCCCGTCGCCGGCGACAATGCTGACGTCCTGCAGGACATTTTTCTCGAGTACGTCGACCCGGAGACGACGCCGGTCACCAAAGACGTCTGGACGTGGGAACACTACAAGTGGGAGTACTACTACGACGACGACGGCTCCCGCCCGCGCGACGGCGACGGCGAGATTATCCGTCACGACAAAGAGGAGGCACTCGGCTTCGACCCCGAGACGCTCGAGCAGCGGTTGTTCGCCGGCGACGAAGCCGCGATGGAACTCGACGAACTCGTCGAGGAACGAACGGTCAACATCCAAGACGAAATCGACGAAGACGACTTCTTCTCGAGCGTCGACGGGAACACGACTGTTTCGAATCGGTACGACCTCGAGAAGGCCGTCCCGATGGACAAGAAGACCCACTTCCGGGAGGTCGAACGCTACTGGGTCAACAAACCCTACGCTTACGTCGTCATCTTCCACTCCGAGAAGGAAAACGAGAAGAAATACTACATGGTCGAGCCGTATCTGAACGAGATCGAGTTGGAACTACAGGAGTTCCTCTCGGGTAAACTCAGAACGGCAATCAAGTACTCTGACGACGGGATCAAAGAGAAAGCGACCGAAGACGGTCGCCGAGTCGTCATCGAAGACGAGGCGCGTCGCCTGTTGAAACGATACGACCTCTTCGAGAAGACGGGAGGTGGCACACAACAGAGCATTCTCGAGACGTTCCAGAGTTTGGGGGACCTACAGAGTCTCCAGAACATCCTCGACGACGAATCCAACAAATCCAACGAATCCAACGAATCCAACGAGTCCGACGAGTCCGACGAGGCCGACGAGGACGGTTCTGCCAAGGACGACACGGACGAAGCGGCGTCCGAAGGGGAACTGGAGCCGATGAGCGACCCCGAAACGACGCAACTCGAGGGTATCGAGGTTCGCCCCGAACCGGCGATTCTCGCTGACGATCCGGATACGCTCAATGAGTACCAAGTCGAGAAGTTACTCTACCAGCTCAAGCGAAACTTCATCGGATACGAGCGAATCGACGGCATCAAACACGACATCAACGTGGAGGACGTCTCGTGTGACGGGTACAACTCCCCCGTCTTCGTTTACCACTCCGAGTACGAACAGATCATTTCGAACATCTACCACGGCGACGACGAACTCGACGATTTCGTCGTCAAACTCGCCCAGCGTTCGGGCAAAGGGATCAGTAAACGGCTCCCACAGGTCGACGCAACATTGCCCGACGGCTCTCGTGCCCAGCTCACACTCGGCCAAGAAGTGTCGGATCACGGGACGAACTACACGATCCGCCAGTTCAAGGACGTGCCGTTCACCCCGATCGACCTCATCAACTGGAACACCTTCTCACTCGACGAAATGGCGTTCCTCTGGCTCGCCATCGAGAACCACAAGAGTCTGATCTTCGCCGGCGGGACGGCATCGGGGAAGACGACCTCCCTGAACGCCGTCTCGCTGTTCATTCCGAGCAGCGCGAAAATCGTCTCCATCGAGGACACCCGCGAGGTCGAGTTGCCACAGCGAAACTGGATCGCGAGCGTTACGCGGCCGTCGTTCTCCGACGACGAACAGGGTGACGTCGACGAGTTCGACTTGCTGGAAGCCGCGCTCCGACAGCGTCCCGACTACATCGTGATGGGTGAGATCCGTGGTGAGGAAGGACGGACGCTCTTCCAGGTCATGTCGACGGGCCACACCACCTACACTACCTTCCACGCGGACTCCGTCGACGAGGTCCTCAAACGGTTCACGACGGATCCGATCAACGTCTCGAAGACGATGTTCACCGCGCTGGATCTGGTTTCGATTCAGACCCAGACGCGGGTACAGGGCCGGAAGGTTCGCCGGAACAAATCGCTGACCGAGATCAACCACTACGAGGCCGAACACGACGAGATCAACGTCCAGGACGTCTACCAGTGGCAAGCGGAGACGGACGAGTACCTCAAGATGGGGGACTCGAACACCCTCGACGAGATCCAGTTCGATCGTGGGTGGAGCAACGAGAAACTTCAAGAAGAACTGTTCAAGCGTGAAGTTATCCTCGCATACCTCATCAAAAACGGTCTCAACACGTACGCGGAGGTAGCGGCGACCGCACAGGCGTTCATCAACGACCCCGATACGATTCTCACGCTCATCGCAAACGGACAACTCGAGGAGAGTCTCACCGACCTGCGAGAGATGGAGAGCGTCCTGATCGACGTCGATCAGGAGAAAGAAGAACTCGTTCCGCGACCGGATGCGAGCAGCGAGACGTACAACCTCTCGATGGACATCCTCGAGCGCGCCGAAGAGTCGCTGTTCGAAGAGTATCGCGGGAAAGTGCCAAGCGGTCTCGCGAGTGCACTCGGCAACATCGAGGACGAAGAACCAATCGACGTCGAACAGGGCGATGGTGACGCCTTCGACTTCGAGGAGAGTGCCGACGGTGCCGTCGACGAAAACGAGTGGGAACTCGACGACGGCTCGAGCGCGTTCGGTGTCGAGACAGCGGATGGCGAACGCGAACCGGCGTGGCTCAGCGATGACACTGGGTTCGAAATCGGCGCTTCCGGCGAAGTCGATACGACAGCCGACGCGTCAGCCTCCTCGAGTCGAGAGGACCAGAGCGATTCCAACCAACGACGGCGTACAGCCGATACACAGTCCGCAGAAACCGCTGTGGAGCAATCGTCAACGGGAGCAGGTGAATCAGCATCGACCCCAGCGGCGTCGACTCCAAACGAATCGGCGACGATATTCCCGTCGGACGATCCCGACGAAGATGATCTCGGCGGCCTTTTCGACGATATGGGAGAGACGATCGATCAACTCGAGTCGACCGATTCACCGGCCGAATCGAAGTCGCTCGAGGCCGAACCGTCGACGGACAATCTCGACACCGAGTCACTGTTTCCCGACGGAGATTTCGAGTCGATCTTCGACCCTGATGGGAACGACCCGTCGAAGAGTACCGACGCTGGCAGCAAAACGGACGACATCGAGACGGCCATTCGGGACGTGCAATCTGAAGACACGGCAGTCAACGAGTCACCATCGACGACGAGTGACTCGTCGACAACCGAATCGGACGAGTCGGAGAGCGACGACACCCAACCGGCCGATGCCGGCGAGCCAGATCCAGACGAAACTGAGAGCATCGACCCGCCAACGATTGAATTGGGTGATTCGAAGGTCGACGATACGGAGAGTGCGGACCCTCCAACGATCGAATTAGGTGATTCGAAGGTCGACGATACGGAGAGTGCGGACCCTCCAACGATCGAATTAGGTGATTCGGACGAGGAGGAGAACGAGAGTGTCGATCCACCGACGATCGAACTAGGTGACGCGTCGGATGATGACCAAGACGAGGCGACGGAAAACGACGAGGACGACCCGTCGTCTTCGCCTGAACCGATGGCTGGCGATCCCACAGAAGCCGCGTCGTCAGGCGAGACTAGTGACGACGAAGCGATACCCGCTGCACCGCCAGACTCGAGTGAAGAAGCCGATGTTGGGGAGGGAGAATCGACGACTGCTCTCGAAGATGGGGATGCTGACGATAACGGAACCAGCCAGTCAGAGGGGGACGTCGCCGAAGAGGACACTGGCGAGGATGCATCGCTTGAGGAGACAGCCAACGCCGCAGCTGTCGATACTGGGGGGAACGAGTCGCTCTTCGAAGACGAAACTGACTCGGTCTTCTCCGAGACCGACGAGACGCCAGACGACGACGATTCACTCTTCGACTCGACCGATCAGGTGCAGACGGACGATTCGATTTTCTCTCACGATAAGACGGTCGACGATGACGAGACGGCCGACGATGACGAGACGGTCGACGACAACGAGTCGGCCGCCGATGCCGACACGCCCGACCACGAGACGACTGACGGCGAGTCAACGCTAGACGACAGCGAGGAGACGAACTCATGA
- the tatA gene encoding twin-arginine translocase TatA/TatE family subunit, producing the protein MVVEIAPLFAPIPGGPELLIILFIAILLFGANKIPKLARSTGEAMGEFQKGREKVESELEEMREEFDGTDEEFEEEYSEEINEAEDDFVDTEPVTEETETEAESS; encoded by the coding sequence ATGGTAGTCGAAATCGCACCGCTGTTCGCCCCTATCCCAGGGGGTCCGGAACTCCTGATCATCCTTTTCATCGCCATTTTGCTCTTCGGGGCAAACAAGATCCCGAAGCTCGCCCGATCGACGGGGGAAGCGATGGGCGAATTCCAGAAAGGGCGTGAAAAGGTCGAATCGGAACTCGAGGAAATGCGAGAGGAGTTCGACGGCACTGACGAGGAGTTCGAAGAGGAGTACAGCGAGGAAATCAACGAGGCAGAAGATGACTTCGTCGACACAGAGCCAGTCACCGAAGAAACCGAGACGGAAGCCGAATCCAGCTAA
- a CDS encoding redoxin domain-containing protein has product MPETGDTAPDFTAPLATGDVESITLSERLEDGAPIVLAFFPGAFTGVCTTEMCTFQDRLASFNDLDASVYGVSRDSPFALNEFREQNNLEFGLISDFNQEIIDDYGIAMDFADLGVYGVAKRSVFVVDGDGEIAYSWVSDDPGVEPDYDEVEAAVEDAA; this is encoded by the coding sequence ATGCCTGAAACCGGAGACACAGCACCAGACTTCACCGCACCGCTCGCAACCGGCGACGTCGAGTCCATCACGCTCTCGGAGCGCCTCGAGGACGGCGCGCCGATCGTACTCGCGTTCTTCCCGGGCGCGTTCACCGGCGTCTGTACGACCGAGATGTGTACGTTCCAAGACCGTCTCGCGTCGTTCAACGACCTCGACGCGAGCGTCTACGGCGTCAGCCGAGACTCGCCGTTCGCACTCAACGAGTTCCGCGAGCAAAACAACCTCGAGTTCGGACTGATCAGTGACTTCAACCAGGAGATCATCGACGACTACGGAATCGCGATGGACTTCGCCGACCTCGGCGTCTACGGCGTCGCAAAGCGCTCGGTCTTCGTCGTCGACGGCGACGGCGAAATCGCCTACTCGTGGGTCAGCGACGACCCCGGTGTCGAACCCGACTACGACGAAGTCGAAGCCGCCGTCGAAGACGCTGCGTAA
- a CDS encoding HD domain-containing protein, protein MSDSAGDDPSRRVYRPNVDHHFPDEKLNTVLEFLDDDEEIEAYLEAQNVNAVDRMRYNDHGTKHIEIVRNRALCLYDLLKAGNVDFNGARQQGLAEADESVIIALAATLHDIGHVVHRDEHAFYSIPLAADVLDRVLPEFYDVAETVRMKGEVLHAILCHHRTETPLTTEAGVIRVADALDMERGRSRIPYEHGGRGINTLSSQAINQVTLQEGDSSPVMVEIAMTNAAGVYQVDNLLKAKLEGSGLEEQIRIVAVNTNENREQLVERIEL, encoded by the coding sequence ATGAGCGATTCTGCTGGCGACGACCCATCGCGTCGTGTCTACCGTCCTAATGTGGACCATCACTTTCCCGACGAGAAGTTGAACACCGTCCTCGAGTTCCTCGACGACGACGAAGAGATTGAAGCCTACCTCGAGGCACAGAACGTCAACGCGGTCGACCGAATGCGCTACAACGACCACGGCACGAAGCACATCGAGATCGTCCGAAATCGGGCGCTGTGTCTCTACGACCTTCTCAAGGCTGGGAACGTCGATTTCAACGGCGCGCGCCAGCAGGGATTGGCCGAGGCAGACGAGTCGGTCATCATCGCACTCGCCGCGACCCTCCACGACATCGGACACGTCGTCCACCGCGACGAACACGCGTTTTACTCGATTCCGCTGGCTGCCGACGTCCTCGATCGAGTCCTCCCCGAGTTCTACGACGTCGCCGAGACGGTCCGGATGAAAGGCGAGGTCCTCCACGCAATTCTCTGTCACCATCGCACCGAGACGCCGCTGACGACGGAAGCGGGCGTCATCCGCGTCGCCGACGCCCTCGATATGGAGCGCGGGCGCTCTCGTATCCCCTACGAACACGGTGGGCGCGGCATCAACACTCTCTCGAGTCAGGCGATCAATCAAGTCACCCTACAAGAGGGCGATAGCAGCCCGGTAATGGTCGAAATAGCGATGACCAACGCTGCCGGCGTCTACCAGGTTGATAATCTCCTCAAGGCGAAACTCGAGGGCTCCGGCCTCGAGGAACAGATTCGGATCGTCGCCGTCAACACGAACGAAAATCGCGAGCAGTTAGTCGAGCGAATCGAACTGTAA
- a CDS encoding MarR family transcriptional regulator produces MQRYDESRHSVAVPNDLESPRAKLIYLYIGAVGGTTTEALCADLELKKGTALSIIGTLRSRGHLERTESGYHLT; encoded by the coding sequence ATGCAACGATACGACGAATCCCGACACAGCGTCGCGGTGCCCAACGACCTCGAGTCGCCTCGAGCGAAACTGATCTATCTGTACATCGGTGCTGTCGGTGGGACGACGACCGAAGCGCTCTGTGCAGATCTCGAACTCAAGAAAGGAACGGCGCTCTCGATTATCGGTACTCTTCGAAGCCGAGGCCACCTCGAGCGGACGGAATCCGGATACCACCTCACCTAA
- a CDS encoding XapX domain-containing protein: MNYELVLLGLLTGTITGAFFALVDVPIPAPPELPGLMGIVGIYLGYKLVEATDVSTDIAGWLGL; encoded by the coding sequence ATGAATTACGAACTCGTCTTGTTAGGTCTCCTTACAGGAACGATCACCGGTGCGTTCTTCGCCCTCGTCGATGTGCCGATTCCTGCTCCACCTGAGTTGCCCGGATTGATGGGTATCGTTGGGATCTATCTCGGGTACAAACTCGTCGAGGCCACGGACGTGAGCACGGATATCGCTGGCT